Proteins found in one Hevea brasiliensis isolate MT/VB/25A 57/8 chromosome 18, ASM3005281v1, whole genome shotgun sequence genomic segment:
- the LOC131176032 gene encoding uncharacterized protein LOC131176032, with product MYRINPPLAPSFLFLFLLLTTTTSFAPSSLFSSYSQYKTVVSLSHSLLIRVSNLRAARGDIAGANRAKLIAQKLQKGLGSGFWGLAWSVGWDYAKNYAWRELDYTELYGIVSDLNELARFLDQLTRAQSQVERVSWVARNYSDVVRIAKSVLKRFLHVFNRSEALKEVAEAVQREVVDGGLLRDCLELGSNDLKGLVQIVKDLASQFYSTSDHNSEL from the exons ATGTACCGGATTAATCCACCGCTAGCTCCCTctttcctcttcctcttcctccttctcaccaccaccaccagtttCGCTCCATCCTCCCTTTTCAGCTCTTACTCCCAATACAAAACAGTTGTCTCCCTCTCCCATTCCCTCCTCATACGCGTGTCCAACCTGCGTGCTGCACGCGGCGACATAGCCGGCGCAAATCGTGCGAAGCTAATCGCACAGAAGTTGCAGAAAGGGTTAGGATCTGGGTTCTGGGGTTTGGCGTGGTCGGTAGGGTGGGATTATGCGAAAAACTACGCGTGGAGGGAATTGGATTATACGGAGCTGTACGGCATCGTTTCGGACTTAAATGAGTTGGCTAGGTTTTTGGACCAGTTAACTAGGGCACAATCGCAGGTGGAGAGAGTCTCTTGGGTTGCGAGAAACTACAGTGATGTCGTAAGAATTGCTAAGTCGGTGTTAAAAAGGTTTCTCCACGTGTTTAATCGATCG GAAGCTTTGAAGGAGGTGGCGGAGGCGGTGCAGAGAGAGGTGGTGGATGGTGGATTATTAAGGGACTGCCTTGAATTGGGAAGCAATGACTTGAAAGGTTTGGTTCAAATTGTTAAGGATTTAGCATCACAATTTTATTCCACTTCTGACCATAATAGCGAACTTTGA